A region of the Bacteroidota bacterium genome:
TCTAATTTATCTTCCAGCATTTTATTGTTGGCGATATCTTTAACATACATCGTGCTCCAGTCGCTACCGGCTTTGCTTTCACTTATAGCAACATATTTTCTGTCATTACTGAAACCTGTCATCGATTGTGTAACTGTTCCGTCTGCAGATAAGCTGTTTGGGTCAAGAAATACTTTTTCTTCCCCATTTAATCCTTTTTTATAGTAGGTTACATATTGATTTTGTAAACCATCGTTTTTAGAATAAAAGTAAAATTCACCTGCGCGATAAGGCGTGGTCATTTTTGGATAATCAGCCAGTTCAGTCATGCGCTGCTCTAATTGCTGACGATAAGGAATTTTTGCCAGGTAATCGAAAGTAATAGTGTTTTGTGAAGTAACCCAACCGCGAACGGAAGAGTCTTCATTAGCTTCTGCTTCAAGCCAGCGGTAAGGGTCTGAAACAGCGGTGCCGAAATAATCGGTAGATACATCGCCTGTAAGTGAGGCAGGATAAGTTACTTTTCCGGGACCGGTAACTTCGGCTTCGGGTGCTTCCGATTTGTTTTTGCAGGAAATCATTCCGATGCAAATTACACAGGTTAAAATGGTTATACGCATAAAATGTGATTTATAAATACAAAGTTAATTGAAAGTATACGAGATAATTGCCTGCTAACAGTTTTTAACGCTTAACTGCGAAGCGCCATCCAGCGCAACATGTCATTTTTTGTTACAATACCCATCAGTTTATTGTCTGAAACCACCGGTAAGCTGCTTATCCAGAGGTTTTGCATGATTTCCAGTGCTTCACTAATTGATGCTTCCGGAGAAATGGTGCTAATATCTTTCCGCATGATTTTTTTAACGGAAATTTCACTTAATTCCTTTTTTGCGGCTAATAATTCAGCAATGTGACCACTGGTAACCACACCTTGTAGGTTACCTTTTTTATCTTCTACTACAATATGATTAACATCATTCCATTTCATAATTTCTGCAACCAATGCAACTGGGTCGTTTGGATACACGGTAATTACATCAGTGCTCATTAATTGTTTAACAACAAGCATATTTTTAACCTGACGTTTTACTGTGGAATCAATATCAACATCCGGCCAATCGCAAACAGGAATATTACTTTGTTGTTGGATGTACATAAATTCAGTAAGGCTGACTAGTGCATCAGAAACATTCATCGCTTTTTTCAAATTTCTGAAATTGCGAACCTGCCATTGAGATCCGGTTCCGGTTTCCAGACGCTTTTCAATTATACCTAAATAAACATAAATTTCTTCATTACTAAATCCACAATTTTTTAAACCTTCATGTGCTAATGGTAATAATTCGTTTTTAATTAAATCTTTTGCAGAAATTTGTTTGCCCATCCAAATAAATACACTTTCAACACCGGAACGTGCCGATTTAAAAAAGTTGGATTTTACATCTTTAAAATCAAAATGTTCCCATATTTTTTTTACATTTTCCGGTCTGGCTTTCATTAATCCAACCCAAAATGCAGCATTTGCAATTTCATCTTTAATTGTCGGTCCTGCGGGTATATATCGGCATTCTATCCGCATATGAGCCTTATTGTCGGTAATGCCATAACACATTCTGTTCCAGCGATAAATGGTGCCGTTATGCAAACGCAATGCACTTAAATTGGGGATATTATTTTGTGCAAGGCAATTTAATGCATTTTCTTCAATGTCTGCATTAATTAAAACTTCAAAACGTGTGATATCTTCTTTATAAATTTCTGTGATGGAATTATAAATCCAGTCTTTTCCAAAAGTTACACGCGGCCTTTGCTCCCGAATTTCATCTATACTATGTCGTGTATCAATACTTTGCTGAAATAATGCAATTCTTATTTCACTCCATAATTCCTTCCCTAATAATAATGGAGAATTTGATGCAATGGCTAGTACAGGAGCTGAAATTGCCAATGCCCAGTTATATGCAGGAACAAATTCATCAGGTGGAATTTGTAAATGCGTTTGAAAACTGGTATTACATGCTTCAAACATGATACTGTCATGCCTGATATGCAATTCATCAACTCCCTTTAAATACAAATCAAATTGCCTACCTCGTAAATCGCGCAATTTTTTACTCAACATGTGGTAACGCTCCAGCGGTGTTAAATATTCAAGGGAGATTTCATTACGCGAAATGGTTGGTAAAATTCCTGCTAAAACTAATTTTGTATTATTATTTGCAGCATGGCCTGCAGCGAGATGATATTTTTCAAGCAAATCATTTTCCATTGCTGCAAAACATCCGGGTTGTAAAATTTGTGGTAATAAATTTATTTCAATATTATATTTTGCCAGCTCGGTAGTAAACTGTGGGTGTTGAATTGCATTTAATAATTCAATGGAATTATCAGCGGGTTTAAAATTTTCAGTTACAATACACACTTCCTGCTCCGCACCTATACGTTCATTATCCGATTCGAACAAATTGCCATCAATCATTAGCTCCAAAGCTGAAATATCACGCAATAAAGCATTTACGAAACGGATATGGGTTCCCGCAGTTTTTTTGGTATGTAGATTGGTTTCACCCATAAGTCCGCTTTCGATTCAAAAGTAGTAAAAAATAAGCTTTCATATAGTGATTTAAATCATATGTAAAGTAAAAAGGTATGGGCAGGAGCCCGCGACCTTGACCTCCATACAAAAAAAATGACCGGACAAGCCGGTCATTACCAAATCTATGAAAAACTATTAAAGAATGATGAGTTCTTTAATAACACGAATTGATTCGTTTCCGAGTTGTATGAGATACATGCCCGGTACCAAATCAATATCTTCAGAAGGAATTATAAAATGATGATTACCTGCAATCTGATTACCCATTGGAATATTTGCAATAGACTTACCGGTTATGTCAAAAATGGTAATTGAACATTCTAAATCTGATTGTAAATAATAATCTAAAGCAATTGCACTGGCATTGTTTGCCGGGTTTGGTGAAACAGAGCATTGAATTACACTATGCTGATTATTAACATCCAAAACACCGGTAGTGAAATTAAAATCATCAATAAAAATATTATTTACATAATTATTGTAATTAAACTCAAGTTTAAATTTCACATTTTCATTTTGTGCACCTGCAGGTAAATTAAATACTGCTGAACGCCATTGTTCTGTTTCAGTTGGGAAGAAATTACTTGCTCCTCCGTATGAGCTGATTAATTCGCTGCCTGTAATTTCACCAACACTGATCCATGTTTTGCCACAATTTGTACTGTAATAAACTTTTAATGCCATATCATAGTCTGCTTCCGCAGTAGCATAAGATGTAGTTGAGTATTTAAAAAATACATTTTCAGCCAAACCGTCCGATAAATTAAATGAAGGTGAAATGGCTTCATCTTTTTCAGCATCAGGACCAAAGCGACTGTTTAACCAGATGCATCCGGTGTTATAATATCCATTACTGCCTCTCCATTGCCAAACATAATCATCAGGGTATTTATTATATAAAACCCAATTTTCAGCAACCTCAGCTGCATCATTAAAATTGCCAAAATAAGTGCTGTTTAATATTGGATTATCGTTTGAAACATAAATATATTGATCCACCATTTTATCATTTGAACCAACAGCATTATTTACAGATAAAGTAACTTTATGCCAGCCTGTTTCTGCAAATGTTACTATTGGATCAGCTTCTGTTGAAGTAGCCGGACTACCACCTTCAAATGTCCAGGTACGCATGTCAACTATTCCTTTCCAGCTTACGTCGTGAAAAGTAACAGATTCACCCAAACAAACCATCCGGTTGATTGCATAAAAATCGGCAACTGGCGCACAAGGTTGTGAAACATAACCATCGTTTGTTCCGGTTAACATTAATGTTCCTTCTATCCACAAATTATTTCTTGCAGCGTCAGGAGAATTTAAAGCAGCGTGCATTCTGTTTTTCTGCCCTTCTGTAAACATGGTGGAACAATAAGAATATTCCATAAAATTTTGCACATTATCTAATGGTGCAATACAGGTGTGACCCGCTAAATTACAGGTGGTCCAGCCCTTTGTTTCTGGTGTGTCCGGAACCTGATCATCACCACATTCAACACCCGGCGCGTTGGTATTTCCCCAGGTATGTTGCAAATTAAAATAATGTCCGATTTCGTGTGAAATTGTATGTGCTGAATACGGGCCTGCTGCACCGGTGCTACCAACATAATCGTAACGACAAATGATACCATCTACCGGTGCTAAAAAATCAGAAATCGCAGTTGGATAATAGGCATATGCTGCAGCGGTACCCGGTAAAAATTTCACAACCCAGATATTTAAATAAAAACCATGTTGCCAGCCACCAAGTTTAGCAGCATCACCTCCGGTATAAGTGCGCATAGAAGCAATACGATCAATACCATTGGTGCACGTTCCGCTTAATTCACGTTGCGCTAAACGAAATTCAATTCCGCAATCGGCAGAAATATCAAAAAATTCTGCAACCGTTTCTGCTAAATCAGAATTCGATTTACTGAAATCTTCATTAATTCTTTCCATCGCTTCAAAAATCTGTTCATCGGAAATGTTTTCTGCGCCATAATCATGAATTACATGAAATACAACCGGTATTATATACGTTGAGCCTTCCATTTTCAAATTCGCTTTTGAAAAGGTTTGGGCAAATTGATCAAAGTTTTTTTCTCGTTGTATTATTTCCGGATATTGTTCTACTAATTGTTTTCGCACTTCATCAGTGCCACAATTATAAGATATTTGCGCTTGCGCAGTAATTACACTAATCGCAACAATAGCCGTCAATACTATCTTTTTCAAATATATATTTGACATCATAAAATAAATTTTAGTAAAATAAAAAAAGATGCTGACTTATCAGCTTATCAGATTGTTGCTGATTCCGGAGGTGGTGCAAAAATTAGTAGTGCAGTTGAAGATGGGAATTCAACTTGTGTTTCAGTCCATTCAAGTTTTGTAATTTGTAAAGGCTGAAGCGCAATTATTTCATTGCCAAAATAATTGCTATCTAATCGCTGTAAAAGTTGATTGGGATTCGATTTGTTGTCGTGTTTTTTATTTAAAAATAAATTCGACAATTGAAGTGCTATTAATTGATGAATTTTTAATTCGGCTTTATCATTCAAGCAATAAAAAATTACATCTGCACCTTCCTGCTCCATGCTGATGATGTCGTACATGGTATTGTTGAATTTGAATTCTTTATTTTCTTCTTCCCAAACAAAACCATGGGTTTCAGATTGAACGATATTAGCAGGAATGGTAATTTTTGCAATTTCATCTGTTGCGTGGCCGGAGGTTATTTCATTCCAGACATGATGTTTTGCATTGAGTTTTATAAGTTCCAGCACTACATAACTTCCCCCGCTGCTTAAAATAAAGCAGAAGATTATTACAGCAGTTAGTATCGGTTGCAGGAGCTTTTTCACCTTTTGGTGGTAAAAATAAAGCAGGAAACCAGAATTTTTATCAGAAATGCGTAAAAAACCACTTCCCTGAACCATTTGCACCATACACAGTGCGACAATAGCTGCGATGATTTTTATAATTTCACGGTTTGAGAACTGAAACAGAACTTATGCAGGAACAGGCTAAAGGCGAAGTGGCTATTGAAGATGGTTGGAAACAGGCGCTACAAGCGGAATTTACCAAGCCATACTTTGCAGGTATAAAAAACTTTTTAAAACAAGAGAAGGCTGCAGGTAAAATTATTTATCCGCCAGGCCCTATGATTTTTAATGCCTTTAACTTAACCCCATTTGACAAAGTAAAAGTGGTAATTCTTGGCCAGGATCCTTATCACGGGCCTGGACAGGCACACGGATTGTGTTTTAGTGTTCAGAAGGGTGTTAAGCCACCACCATCGCTGGTAAATATTTACAAAGAAATGCGCTCAGACCTCGGATTGGAACCGCCAACGCATGGTTGTTTACAAGAATGGACCGAGCAGGGTGTGTTTTTGCTCAATGCTATGCTTACCGTAGAAAAAGATTTACCTGCCAGTCACCAGAAAATCGGATGGCAAAATTTTACCGATGCAGCCATAGCGGCATTAAGTAAAAATCGAACCAATTTGGTTTTCATATTGTGGGGTGCATATGCCCAACAAAAAATAGAACTAATCGATCAAACCAAACATTTTATCATTAAATCACCACATCCTTCTCCTTTTAGTGCTGATAAAGGTTTTTTCGGTTCAAAACCCTTTTCTAAAACCAACAACTGGCTCGAACAACATCATCTGGAAAAAATTAATTGGCAGTTAAGCTGATTTTACTTATTGTAAAAATTACAAAAAGTAGATTTAAATATTGTTAAGGTAAGACAAAACAGTTTGTATAAAATTGAATTGGTGAACAATTTCAGGTATTTTTATATTCTTAAAACTTATGGTTTTATAAGGCACACCGCGACATGCTCAAAAAACACTATTTTAAATGGCTAATGCGAACCAACAGCATACTTTTAATGCTGATTTTTGGCATAACAGGTTATTGTAATGGTCAGGAATTTTTAGTTCAGTCGTTTGGATCAAAACAAGGGCTGGCATCTTCTGAAATTTATACTTTAACTCAGGATACGGAAGGGTATTTATGGTTGGGCACCAAGTTAGGTGTAAGTAAATTTGACGGACAACAATTCAAAAACTTTAATGGCAGCGATTCGGTATTGTTTGGAAAAGTATATGCTATAACGCAGGATGCTGATAAAACGATTTGGGTTGGAGCGGAAAATGGTTTGTTTTTTTTGCAACATGGTGTGTTTCAACATGTTCAGTTTGACTCGAAATTTCCGGATAACTGGGTGTATTCTTTATTGGCTACAAGTGCAAATGATTTATGGATAGGAACTTCTGACGGACCAATTTTTATCGACAATGAAACTAAGGATAAAATTAAAAAAGGAAGCATACTTAACTATGCTATTTTAAGTGGGTGGTTGGATGTTTCTACAGTGAGTAACCAAGTTTGGGTTATTAAATCGCATGTTGTAAATAATAAACAAGTAATTTATTTTGGCACCAGGCGAAGTGTAATTAATTATTCAGAAAAAAAATTGAATATCATTTGGGATGGGAAAGGTCTACGTTTAGAAGATGTTTCCGGAATTCAATTTGATAATAATGATGTAACTTATATTAGCACACGCTCAGGCTCATTTTATAAATTAAAAGGCACGCAATTAGATTCCATTTTTACACTTACTTATGCCACTTCAATGGCACAAATGAGCGATTCAGTTAATTATGCCCTGGGATTGGAAGGTGTATACGCTGTTTCAGACAAACAAATAAAAAAAATCACTGAAATTGCTTCATTGGGTTACGATAGTCCTTCCTGTATATTAATTGATAAAGAAAAAAATATATGGATAGGCACATGGGAAGGTTTGGTGCAATTGCGTAAAAATATTTTTGAAACATGGCTGCCTGCTCAAACTGAAAATTTAAATGATATTTTTTCTATCACAGAATCGCCACAGCGAAAAATGGTGCTAGGGGGTAATCGTGGAAATTTAATTGAATTTAATGGCAGTGGTTTTGATAAAGTTTTACCTCCCGGTAAACAGCCGTGGCCGCTTTCTGAAGTGTTTGGTATTTATTATAATGCAGATAAAAGTATTTGGTTGGGTAGTGGTTATCAGGGTATGAGTGTGTTTGCAAATAATCAGATATATGCTTATGATGAAAAAATATTATCTGATTCACATGTACATGGATTTTTCCATGATAATGAAAATAATTTTTACGCATTAAGCGAAGGTGGAATTACGCAAATTCATAATGAACAAACACCTCAACAGCTGGAATTTACATACCACGCCTGGCCCATTCATGTAGGCGGCCAATTTTTAAAAACATTCGACAATGTAGTCTTCGAAAATAATGAAATGTTTTTCGCAACCAATTTTGGTATTGTTTATTTTGATGGTGATTCATTGTATGCTGTAAAAACCGGAAATCAGTGGCTGGACAACGGATTAATTACAGCCATTAAACATGAGGATAATAATGTTGTGTGGGTTTCTACCGGAAATAATGGCATTTTTAAAGTACAATTATCGAAACGCAACGGTAAAGTTCTAGAGCATCTGGATAATACAAACGGTTTGCTAGCCAATGCAGTTTTAGATATTATTTATGATGCTAAAAGCAAATTTATCTGGTGTGCGCATTATAATGGCCTTAGTGCAGTAAAATTAGGTAACAATAAGGCTCAGGTTGTAAAAAAAATAACTGAAAGTGAAGGGTTTCTACCTTATGATTTTACCTATTGTAAATTGGGATTACAACGTAATGGTCAGTTTATCTGGCTCGTAACTACAAATGGTGTGCAGCGATTTAGTATCAATGATTTAAAAATTAATGCTATTCCTGCCACCCCGGTTATTACCGAAGTGTTGTTGTTTAATGATGCAGATGCCGTAGGTGATTACACAAAATTATTCAACCCGGTAAGCGGTTTATATTTATCACCTAAGTTCCCGCATAATAAAAATTCTATTTCTTTCAAATTTCAATCGGTGTCGCTAACTATTCCTGAATTAAATCAATGCCGTTATAAATTGATTGGTTACAACGAAGAATGGACTTATACAGCAAACTTAGGAGAAGTAACGTATGCTGCATTACCCCCCGGTGATTATGTATTTGTTCTGGAGGCTGCAAACAATGATAATTACTGGAGTGAACAACAAAATTCGTATACTTTTTCAATTGCTAAACCATTTTGGGAAACAGTCTGGTTTATTATAGCAGCAATTTTAACTACAATTGGTTTGAGTTATGCGATTTATCGCTATCGCTTAAGTCAGTTTATTAAAATAAGTAACATCAGAAATAAAATTGCAGGCGATTTGCATGATGATATTGGCTCTACCCTGAGTAGTATTGGTATGTATAGTGAAATTGTACGCAATCAGGTAAAACAAAACAGTTCGGTGAATGATGAGTTACTCGGTAAAATCACAGCCAACTCAAAAGAGATGATTGACAATATGAGTGATATTGTTTGGGCTATTAAACCTGAAAATGATGAATTAAAAAATATCGAAAGCCGCATGTTTAATTTTGCTACCGAGATGTGTAATTTAAAAGGTGTAGAATTAAATATGCCATTAGGTACCATCACTGAAAAATTATCCATAAAAATGGAGCAGCGTCGCGATTTTTATTTGTTGTTTAAAGAAGCGGTGAATAATGCTATTAAATATTCGGGTTGTAAAACACTTTCTGTTATTTTCACTCAAAAACAACGAACACTGATTTTATCAATAGAAGATGACGGCAAAGGATTTGATGTTAATCAGCAGTCGCTGGGTAATGGATTGCGCAATATGCAATCGAGGGCTCAGCGCCATGGCGGTGTTTGTATAATTGATTCTGTGCCAGGGCAAGGGACAAAAATTACGATTAACTGGCCACTCACCTGATTGTGGTATTGGCATTCGTATATTTACAGTGTATTTTTGATTTAAATTTTGCATGATGAATGATATTCGTGTAGCTATATTTGAGGATAACAAACATTTACGAGAAAGTTTATATTACCTGGTTAATGGTACACCCGGTTTTATTTGCACGGGTGCCTACCCTGATTGTAACGATGTATTGCATCACATAAGTAAAGATTTGCCCAATGTAGTTTTAATGGATATTGAAATGCCGGGGTTAAATGGTATTCAGGGTGTAAAACTGATTAAAAGCAAATTTCCCGAAGTGCAGGTGCTTATGCAAACGATCTTCCATGATGAATCAAATATTTTTAATGCAATTTGCGCCGGTGCATCGGGGTATATATTAAAAAGTACAACGCCGGCTGAAATGATAGAGGCTATAAAAGATGTGCACAATGGTGGTTCGCCTATGACCGGTTCAATTGCCAGAAAAGTACTCGATTTATTTCAAAAAAATATCCAGCCAACAGCATCAACGGATTACCAGCTAACCCCAAAAGAAAAAGAGATGCTTGCCTATATGGTGCAGGGCAAAAGTTTTAAAATGATCGCAGAAGCCGCCGGAATCAGTTATGAAACTGTTCGTACACATATGAAAAATATTTATGCCAAACTGCATGTTAATTCCAATACGGAGGCTGTTAGCAAAGTATTAAAAGAGAAATTACTCTCTCTGTTTTTTTAATTGTACCATCATCATCTTTTCAGGTATCCTTCATGTATTTCGAAAAATATGTTGCCTCGGAATAAATTTTCTACAAAGGGATAATTGTTCCTAATAAATTATAATTACATCTTGCCCTAACCCTATTGTGGTATTTCATAAAATGTTGATTCAATACAACTTTGTATATCAAATCACAAAAAACCATTTTATGAAAAAATTACTTACATTATCATTAGGTGTGGTATTACTGTCGCAAGTAAATTTATCCGCACAAACAAATACATTTCCTGCATCAGGAAGTGTTGGTGTTGGAACTACAACACCCGTTTCAAGTTCATTACTTGAATTACAATCCACAACACAGGGTTTACTTGCACCGCGTATGACAAAAGCGCAACGTGATGCAATAGCAGCACCTGTAACCGGATTATTAATTTTTCAAACAAATTCAACACCCGGATTTTATTATTATACCGGTGCAGGTTGGACGCCAATTTCTACAAAAGGTGCAAATACTTCGTTGTCGAATTTAGCAGCTGCCACTTCAATAAATGTTGCATTAACACCAAATGCAAATAATACTTTAGACCTTGGTTCAACAACTGCAAATTGGAATGAATTATATGTGAATAGCATTAAATTTATGGACGGTACCACACAATCTACCGCGGGTGGTGGTGGAGGTATTACCTATACTGCCGGCTCAGGAATAAATATTGCCGGTTCTGTAATTTCAAATACAGGTGATGTTAATGCTGCTGATGATATTACAACGGCAACAAATTTTGCAGGTGATGTAACCGGATTATACAATAATTTACAAATTGGATCAGGTGCTGTAGGGTCAACTGAAATTGCAGATGCGTCTGTAAGTTCAACCGATATTACAAATGGAACTATCGCTGCTGTTGATTTAAGTTCAATGGGTGCTGCAACAGGTCAGGTAATGCAATGGAATGGAACTGCATGGGTTGCAACAACACCTGCAGCAGGCGCAGAAACCGATCCTCAAGTGGGTGCAAACACAACAGATT
Encoded here:
- a CDS encoding CBS domain-containing protein; its protein translation is MGETNLHTKKTAGTHIRFVNALLRDISALELMIDGNLFESDNERIGAEQEVCIVTENFKPADNSIELLNAIQHPQFTTELAKYNIEINLLPQILQPGCFAAMENDLLEKYHLAAGHAANNNTKLVLAGILPTISRNEISLEYLTPLERYHMLSKKLRDLRGRQFDLYLKGVDELHIRHDSIMFEACNTSFQTHLQIPPDEFVPAYNWALAISAPVLAIASNSPLLLGKELWSEIRIALFQQSIDTRHSIDEIREQRPRVTFGKDWIYNSITEIYKEDITRFEVLINADIEENALNCLAQNNIPNLSALRLHNGTIYRWNRMCYGITDNKAHMRIECRYIPAGPTIKDEIANAAFWVGLMKARPENVKKIWEHFDFKDVKSNFFKSARSGVESVFIWMGKQISAKDLIKNELLPLAHEGLKNCGFSNEEIYVYLGIIEKRLETGTGSQWQVRNFRNLKKAMNVSDALVSLTEFMYIQQQSNIPVCDWPDVDIDSTVKRQVKNMLVVKQLMSTDVITVYPNDPVALVAEIMKWNDVNHIVVEDKKGNLQGVVTSGHIAELLAAKKELSEISVKKIMRKDISTISPEASISEALEIMQNLWISSLPVVSDNKLMGIVTKNDMLRWMALRS
- a CDS encoding PKD domain-containing protein → MMSNIYLKKIVLTAIVAISVITAQAQISYNCGTDEVRKQLVEQYPEIIQREKNFDQFAQTFSKANLKMEGSTYIIPVVFHVIHDYGAENISDEQIFEAMERINEDFSKSNSDLAETVAEFFDISADCGIEFRLAQRELSGTCTNGIDRIASMRTYTGGDAAKLGGWQHGFYLNIWVVKFLPGTAAAYAYYPTAISDFLAPVDGIICRYDYVGSTGAAGPYSAHTISHEIGHYFNLQHTWGNTNAPGVECGDDQVPDTPETKGWTTCNLAGHTCIAPLDNVQNFMEYSYCSTMFTEGQKNRMHAALNSPDAARNNLWIEGTLMLTGTNDGYVSQPCAPVADFYAINRMVCLGESVTFHDVSWKGIVDMRTWTFEGGSPATSTEADPIVTFAETGWHKVTLSVNNAVGSNDKMVDQYIYVSNDNPILNSTYFGNFNDAAEVAENWVLYNKYPDDYVWQWRGSNGYYNTGCIWLNSRFGPDAEKDEAISPSFNLSDGLAENVFFKYSTTSYATAEADYDMALKVYYSTNCGKTWISVGEITGSELISSYGGASNFFPTETEQWRSAVFNLPAGAQNENVKFKLEFNYNNYVNNIFIDDFNFTTGVLDVNNQHSVIQCSVSPNPANNASAIALDYYLQSDLECSITIFDITGKSIANIPMGNQIAGNHHFIIPSEDIDLVPGMYLIQLGNESIRVIKELIIL
- the ung gene encoding uracil-DNA glycosylase, translated to MQEQAKGEVAIEDGWKQALQAEFTKPYFAGIKNFLKQEKAAGKIIYPPGPMIFNAFNLTPFDKVKVVILGQDPYHGPGQAHGLCFSVQKGVKPPPSLVNIYKEMRSDLGLEPPTHGCLQEWTEQGVFLLNAMLTVEKDLPASHQKIGWQNFTDAAIAALSKNRTNLVFILWGAYAQQKIELIDQTKHFIIKSPHPSPFSADKGFFGSKPFSKTNNWLEQHHLEKINWQLS
- a CDS encoding response regulator transcription factor, with the protein product MNDIRVAIFEDNKHLRESLYYLVNGTPGFICTGAYPDCNDVLHHISKDLPNVVLMDIEMPGLNGIQGVKLIKSKFPEVQVLMQTIFHDESNIFNAICAGASGYILKSTTPAEMIEAIKDVHNGGSPMTGSIARKVLDLFQKNIQPTASTDYQLTPKEKEMLAYMVQGKSFKMIAEAAGISYETVRTHMKNIYAKLHVNSNTEAVSKVLKEKLLSLFF